The following proteins come from a genomic window of Lolium rigidum isolate FL_2022 chromosome 5, APGP_CSIRO_Lrig_0.1, whole genome shotgun sequence:
- the LOC124655774 gene encoding L-type lectin-domain containing receptor kinase IX.2-like, whose protein sequence is MRWDTRSNTLDGGGSDLYLIDKESKPLWSVGVNYLRNLSSEEQKNIRLFSAMDGTRLWNVRKDVLEAVQASFSVIIDYKPLKGSGMAFLILPADAREFLEEQGAKDLAMQDRGKINLQGTTHNATVSGGTVSVTIGALVSNSFQLGIGEPARGVDISIDAAAAFNYTVWIDYDLVERRLSVYVDVEANPKPNNTVAELDKISRFTYDLVNFGLFSTVAQHLSVSRWNITVKDVRYCRRDFVVYALIVDIVSFIGCLVIAAPHILRVVSDRILLAESMERLPGVPKKVKFADIKKATDNFDMSKKLGQGAFGAVYRCTLPSGACKTGQPTEVAVKRFNRNLANRNSLCGDFLAEVSIINRLSHKNIVPLLGWSYNQEPILLFEFMANGSLDQHLFPRGGNGTSNDAAIRQWATRYGIVRDIAAGLHYVHHEYEPMVLHRDIKASNVMLDSSFSARIGDFGLACTVSVEQNEVADSANGYTRGYVAPEYVGKWKATRRTDVYAFGVLTLEVVTGKPAVILPSDEAEDVDEDNIHIVDRVWRIHGEERLRQCVDATLTLASSTEVEEAERLLLLGLACCHPNQSERPTMPEVVRVIAKSAPPPMVPLVKPVSVLPEEDVASRNNGGTPISDDSIYMTATSTWGYQSLTSLWRSMVGSKRAVRRSSSLQLGQP, encoded by the exons ATGCGTTGGGATACAAGGAGCAACACCCTTGATGGTGGTGGCTCTGATCTTTATCTGATCGATAAAGAATCGAAGCCTCTGTGGTCGGTTGGCGTGAACTACCTCCGCAATCTGTCCAGCGAAGAGCAGAAGAACATTCGGCTGTTCTCCGCCATGGATGGAACAAGACTGTGGAATGTACGCAAAGACGTGCTGGAGGCTGTGCAGGCGTCGTTCAGCGTCATCATCGACTACAAGCCGCTGAAGGGGAGTGGCATGGCCTTCCTCATCCTCCCAGCAGATGCCCGGGAGTTCCTTGAGGAGCAGGGAGCCAAGGACTTGGCAATGCAAGACCGCGGCAAGATCAACCTTCAAGGTACGACGCACAACGCCACGGTCTCCGGCGGCACTGTCTCGGTCACCATTGGTGCGCTGGTTTCAAACAGCTTCCAGCTGGGGATCGGTGAACCTGCCAGGGGTGTCGATATTAGCATCGATGCAGCTGCTGCCTTCAACTACACAGTCTGGATCGACTACGATCTTGTTGAGCGCCGCCTGTCGGTGTACGTCGACGTGGAGGCCAACCCGAAGCCAAACAACACTGTAGCCGAGCTGGACAAGATCAGCAGATTCACCTACGACTTGGTCAACTTCGGCCTCTTCTCCACGGTGGCGCAGCATCTCAGCGTGAGCCGCTGGAACATCACGGTCAAAGACGTCCGTTACTGCAGACGAGACTTCGTAGTTTATGCTTTAATAGTGGACATCGTATCATTTATCGGCTGCTTGGTGATTGCCGCACCCCACATTCTCAGGGTGGTGAGCGACCGGATACTACTCGCTGAGTCAATGGAGCGGCTCCCTGGGGTGCCGAAAAAGGTGAAATTTGCCGACATCAAGAAGGCCACCGACAACTTCGATATGTCCAAGAAGCTCGGGCAAGGCGCATTTGGCGCTGTATACCGCTGTACCCTCCCATCCGGCGCTTGCAAGACGGGGCAACCAACGGAAGTCGCGGTCAAACGTTTTAACCGCAACCTGGCGAACCGGAACAGCCTCTGCGGAGACTTCCTCGCCGAGGTCAGCATCATCAACAGGCTAAGCCACAAGAACATCGTCCCGCTCCTCG GTTGGTCATACAACCAAGAGCCCATCCTTCTGTTCGAGTTTATGGCCAACGGCAGCCTAGACCAACACCTCTTCCCCAGAGGCGGCAATGGAACCAGTAATGACGCAGCAATCCGGCAGTGGGCCACCCGCTACGGGATCGTGAGGGATATAGCCGCCGGTCTGCACTATGTCCACCACGAGTACGAGCCCATGGTGCTCCACCGCGACATCAAGGCCAGCAACGTGATGCTGGATTCAAGCTTCAGCGCCCGCATCGGCGACTTTGGCCTGGCTTGCACCGTCTCTGTCGAACAGAACGAAGTCGCGGACAGTGCCAATGGCTACACGCGTGGTTACGTCGCACCAGAGTACGTCGGGAAATGGAAGGCGACGCGACGGACGGACGTCTACGCCTTTGGGGTGCTTACCCTCGAGGTAGTCACGGGCAAGCCGGCAGTGATTCTTCCTTCGGATGAGGCGGAGGACGTGGACGAAGACAACATCCATATCGTGGATCGGGTGTGGCGTATCCATGGTGAGGAGAGGCTACGACAGTGTGTTGATGCCACGTTGACCCTGGCTTCTTCTActgaggtggaggaggcggaacGCCTGCTACTCCTTGGGTTGGCGTGCTGCCACCCGAACCAGTCAGAGCGCCCGACCATGCCCGAGGTGGTGCGCGTCATTGCCAAATCGGCGCCGCCCCCGATGGTGCCTTTGGTGAAGCCGGTTTCCGTTTTGCCCGAGGAAGATGTGGCCTCACGTAATAACGGTGGCACACCGATCTCGGATGATTCAATCTACATGACTGCAACCAGCACATGGGGTTATCAGTCGCTGACCAGCTTGTGGCGGTCGATGGTGGGGTCGAAGCGCGCTGTAAGACGTTCTAGCTCTCTTCAGTTAGGACAACCCTAG